Proteins encoded by one window of Aliivibrio wodanis:
- the metH gene encoding methionine synthase has translation MAGSNKKTEIEKHLLERILLIDGGMGTMIQEYKFEEQDYRGERFSDWHCDLKGNNDLLVLSRPQIIRDIHSAYLEAGADILETNTFNSTTIAMADYDMESLSEEMNFEAARLAREVADEWTLKTPHKPRYVAGVLGPTNRTCSISPDVNDPGYRNVSFDELVEAYSESTRALIKGGSDLILIETIFDTLNAKACSFAVESVFEEMGIILPVMISGTITDASGRTLSGQTTEAFYNALRHVKPISFGLNCALGPDELREYVSELSRISECSVSAHPNAGLPNAFGEYDLSPEEMAEHVKEWAESGFLNLIGGCCGTTPEHIRQMAQVVEGIKPRSLPTLPVACRLSGLEPLTISKESLFVNVGERTNVTGSARFKRLIKEELYDEALSVAREQVENGAQIIDINMDEGMLDAEACMVKFLNLCASEPEISKVPVMVDSSKWEVIEAGLKCIQGKGIVNSISLKEGKEKFLQQAKLIRRYGAAVIVMAFDEVGQADTRERKIEICTNAYNILVDEIGFPPEDIIFDPNIFAVATGIDEHNNYAVDFIEAVADIKRTLPHAMISGGVSNVSFSFRGNNYVREAIHAVFLYHCFKHGMDMGIVNAGQLEIYDNLPEDLREAVEDVVLNRRDDSTERLLDMATEYLERAVGKVEDKSALEWRTWSVEKRLEHSLVKGITDFIVEDTEEARVNSERPIHVIEGPLMDGMNVVGDLFGEGKMFLPQVVKSARVMKQAVAHLEPFIDATKDVGSTNGKILLATVKGDVHDIGKNIVGVVLQCNNYEIIDLGVMVSCEKILKVAKEENVDIIGLSGLITPSLDEMVHVAKEMERQGFDLPLLIGGATTSKAHTAVKIEQNYSQPVVYVNNASRAVGVCTSLLSNELKPAFIEKLDLDYERVRDQHSRKTPRTKPVSLARARANKVDIDWVNYTPPAPVKSGVHIFDDMDVATLREYIDWTPFFMTWSLMGKYPAILDHEEVGEEAKRLYKDANDLLDRVEKEGLLKARGMCALFPANSVDDDIEVYTDESRTEVLKVLHNLRQQTEKPKGFNYCLSDYIAPKKSGKADWIGGFAVTGGIGERELADDYKAKGDDYNAIMIQAVADRLAEAFAEYLHKEVRKDIWGYSPDEDLSNDDLIREKYQGIRPAPGYPACPEHTEKGTLWELMDVEEAIGMSLTSSYAMWPGASVSGMYFSHPDSRYFAIAQIQKDQAESYAERKGWDMLETEKWLGPNLN, from the coding sequence GTGGCAGGAAGCAATAAGAAAACTGAAATAGAAAAGCACCTTCTGGAACGTATACTTTTGATCGATGGTGGTATGGGAACCATGATCCAAGAGTATAAGTTTGAAGAACAAGATTATCGTGGAGAGCGTTTTAGTGATTGGCATTGTGACTTAAAAGGTAACAATGATCTTCTAGTGCTTTCTCGTCCTCAAATTATCAGAGATATTCATTCCGCTTATTTAGAAGCGGGTGCCGATATCTTAGAAACGAACACCTTTAACTCAACAACGATCGCAATGGCTGACTATGACATGGAAAGTCTGAGCGAAGAAATGAACTTCGAAGCGGCTAGGCTAGCAAGAGAAGTCGCAGATGAATGGACATTAAAAACGCCTCATAAACCGCGTTATGTTGCTGGTGTTTTAGGCCCGACGAACCGAACATGTTCTATTTCTCCGGATGTGAATGACCCTGGTTATCGAAATGTCTCTTTCGATGAATTAGTCGAGGCCTACTCTGAATCAACTCGTGCCTTAATTAAAGGTGGCTCTGATTTAATTCTTATTGAAACCATCTTTGATACCTTGAATGCCAAAGCCTGTTCTTTTGCAGTTGAATCTGTTTTTGAAGAAATGGGTATCATATTACCAGTGATGATTTCAGGTACGATTACTGATGCTTCAGGTCGTACGCTTTCAGGACAAACAACAGAAGCGTTCTATAATGCTTTGCGTCATGTTAAACCAATCTCATTTGGTTTGAACTGTGCATTAGGGCCTGATGAATTACGTGAGTATGTGAGTGAGTTGTCTCGTATTTCAGAGTGCAGTGTTTCAGCACACCCGAATGCTGGTTTGCCTAATGCCTTCGGTGAGTATGATCTTTCTCCAGAAGAAATGGCTGAGCATGTAAAAGAGTGGGCTGAAAGTGGTTTCTTAAATTTGATCGGTGGCTGTTGTGGCACGACCCCGGAACATATCCGTCAAATGGCACAAGTGGTTGAAGGTATTAAACCTCGTTCATTACCTACACTTCCGGTAGCTTGTCGCTTATCTGGTTTAGAGCCGTTAACAATATCTAAAGAATCCCTTTTTGTGAACGTAGGTGAAAGAACTAATGTCACCGGTTCTGCTCGTTTTAAACGTTTAATTAAAGAAGAGCTATACGATGAAGCATTGAGTGTCGCTCGTGAGCAAGTAGAAAACGGCGCTCAAATCATCGATATCAATATGGATGAAGGTATGCTTGATGCTGAAGCGTGTATGGTTAAATTCTTAAACCTATGTGCTTCAGAGCCAGAGATATCCAAAGTACCGGTGATGGTTGATTCTTCTAAGTGGGAAGTAATCGAAGCGGGTCTTAAATGTATTCAAGGTAAGGGTATTGTAAACTCAATATCCCTTAAAGAAGGCAAAGAGAAATTCTTACAGCAAGCTAAGTTGATACGTCGTTACGGTGCGGCTGTAATTGTGATGGCCTTTGATGAGGTTGGTCAGGCTGATACGCGTGAGCGAAAAATAGAAATATGTACTAACGCTTATAACATCTTAGTGGATGAAATTGGTTTCCCACCAGAAGACATTATTTTTGACCCAAATATCTTTGCTGTTGCAACAGGGATCGATGAACATAACAACTACGCTGTTGATTTCATTGAAGCTGTTGCCGATATAAAAAGAACGCTTCCCCATGCCATGATTTCAGGTGGTGTATCTAACGTGTCATTCTCATTCCGTGGTAATAATTACGTACGAGAAGCGATTCATGCCGTGTTCTTATATCACTGTTTTAAACATGGTATGGATATGGGGATAGTGAATGCAGGTCAATTAGAGATTTACGACAACTTACCTGAAGATTTACGTGAAGCGGTAGAAGATGTAGTACTTAACCGTCGTGATGATTCAACAGAACGTCTACTGGATATGGCAACAGAATATCTAGAACGAGCGGTCGGAAAGGTTGAAGATAAATCGGCTTTAGAATGGAGAACGTGGTCGGTAGAGAAGCGTCTTGAGCATTCATTAGTTAAAGGAATAACTGATTTCATTGTAGAAGATACCGAAGAAGCTCGTGTGAATTCAGAACGACCAATTCATGTTATTGAAGGTCCATTAATGGATGGTATGAATGTGGTTGGTGATCTATTTGGTGAAGGAAAAATGTTCCTTCCTCAAGTAGTGAAATCGGCACGAGTGATGAAGCAAGCTGTTGCTCATTTAGAACCTTTTATTGATGCGACAAAAGATGTGGGGTCAACAAACGGTAAAATTTTACTAGCGACAGTAAAAGGTGATGTACACGATATCGGTAAGAACATTGTAGGGGTGGTACTTCAATGTAATAACTATGAAATTATTGATCTTGGTGTCATGGTTTCTTGTGAGAAAATATTAAAAGTAGCGAAAGAAGAAAACGTCGATATTATCGGACTTTCTGGCCTTATTACGCCATCGCTTGATGAGATGGTCCATGTAGCTAAAGAGATGGAACGTCAAGGATTTGATTTACCACTTTTGATTGGTGGGGCAACGACTTCTAAAGCGCATACAGCGGTGAAAATTGAGCAAAACTACTCTCAACCTGTGGTTTATGTTAATAACGCTTCTCGTGCGGTTGGTGTTTGTACGTCATTGCTTTCTAATGAATTGAAACCAGCATTTATTGAGAAGTTGGATTTAGATTACGAGCGTGTGCGTGATCAACATAGCCGTAAAACACCACGAACGAAACCCGTTTCACTAGCAAGAGCACGAGCAAATAAAGTCGATATTGATTGGGTTAACTACACGCCACCAGCTCCAGTGAAGTCAGGTGTGCATATTTTTGATGATATGGATGTAGCGACTTTACGCGAATATATTGATTGGACTCCTTTCTTTATGACATGGTCTTTAATGGGCAAATATCCTGCAATTCTAGATCATGAAGAAGTGGGTGAAGAAGCGAAGCGTTTATATAAAGACGCGAACGATCTGTTGGATCGTGTAGAAAAAGAAGGTTTACTAAAAGCGCGAGGAATGTGTGCGCTTTTCCCTGCTAACAGTGTTGATGATGATATTGAAGTGTATACCGATGAATCACGTACTGAGGTATTGAAAGTTCTACATAACTTACGCCAACAAACAGAAAAGCCAAAAGGGTTTAACTATTGTCTATCTGATTATATCGCGCCGAAAAAGAGCGGAAAAGCCGATTGGATAGGTGGATTTGCTGTTACTGGTGGTATTGGTGAACGAGAACTTGCTGATGACTATAAAGCCAAAGGTGATGATTATAATGCCATTATGATCCAAGCGGTTGCTGACCGTTTAGCTGAAGCGTTTGCCGAGTATTTGCATAAAGAAGTACGTAAAGATATTTGGGGCTATTCTCCAGATGAAGATCTTTCAAATGATGATCTGATCCGTGAAAAATATCAAGGCATTCGCCCTGCACCTGGATACCCAGCTTGTCCTGAGCATACAGAGAAAGGAACATTGTGGGAGTTGATGGATGTTGAAGAAGCAATAGGAATGTCGTTGACTTCTAGCTACGCTATGTGGCCAGGGGCATCAGTTTCCGGTATGTATTTCTCACACCCAGATTCTCGTTATTTTGCTATTGCTCAGATCCAAAAAGATCAAGCGGAAAGTTATGCAGAGAGAAAAGGGTGGGATATGTTAGAAACTGAAAAGTGGCTAGGGCCAAATCTAAACTAA
- a CDS encoding sodium/proton antiporter: protein MSVYNTLCFLAAAAMLIAFFNSKIGKMQTTIAITAGSMMLSLGIIIAGQNDWFHLREVATETLTEINFEDFLLKGILGFLLFAGGLGIKLQNLKDQKWEITVLALGATLFSTFFIGFALWGICNLIGINLDLIYCLLFGSLISPTDPIAVLAIVKKLNAPQRISTQIEGESLFNDGFGLVIFVTLFTIAFGSETPTIGSVTALFLQEAIGGIVYGFLLGLIFHYLISSTNDHSMELLLTIGIPTSGYAFAEVIHVSGPLAMVVSGIMIGNWTRYIGFSKESEDHLDHFWELVDEFLNGVLFLLIGMSMLLFQFHQEDWILMAISIPLVLASRYLSVFVSYIGFKRFRTYNPLSVNILTWGGLRGGLALAMALAIPSGIIIIPDKNIDVREIILVMTYSVVVFSILVQGSTITTMIEKAKKLEKDT from the coding sequence ATGTCTGTGTATAACACACTCTGCTTTTTAGCAGCGGCTGCTATGCTAATCGCTTTTTTTAATAGCAAAATAGGAAAGATGCAAACAACAATCGCGATCACCGCAGGTTCAATGATGCTATCCCTTGGGATCATTATCGCTGGCCAAAATGATTGGTTTCACCTTAGAGAAGTTGCTACAGAAACCTTAACAGAGATAAATTTTGAAGATTTTCTATTGAAAGGAATATTAGGTTTCTTATTGTTTGCTGGTGGCTTAGGAATAAAACTTCAAAATCTTAAAGATCAAAAATGGGAAATAACCGTACTTGCTTTAGGTGCAACCTTATTCTCAACATTCTTTATTGGTTTTGCTTTATGGGGTATATGTAATCTAATCGGTATTAATCTTGATTTAATCTACTGCTTACTATTTGGCTCACTTATCTCTCCAACCGATCCTATTGCCGTGCTTGCTATAGTAAAAAAACTGAACGCCCCACAACGTATTTCTACCCAAATCGAAGGTGAGTCACTATTCAACGATGGTTTTGGTTTAGTTATTTTCGTTACATTATTTACCATTGCTTTTGGTTCAGAAACACCAACAATTGGTAGTGTAACGGCACTGTTTTTACAGGAAGCTATTGGCGGTATTGTTTACGGTTTCCTTTTGGGTTTAATTTTCCATTACCTCATAAGCTCAACTAATGATCATTCAATGGAATTATTATTAACCATCGGTATCCCTACATCAGGTTATGCTTTTGCTGAAGTTATCCATGTTTCAGGTCCTTTAGCTATGGTTGTATCGGGTATTATGATCGGCAACTGGACCCGTTATATTGGCTTTTCAAAAGAGAGTGAAGATCATTTAGATCATTTCTGGGAACTTGTTGATGAGTTCTTAAATGGCGTGTTATTTCTTCTTATTGGTATGTCGATGCTACTATTCCAATTCCATCAAGAAGATTGGATATTAATGGCTATTTCTATTCCTCTGGTATTAGCAAGTCGTTATTTAAGTGTTTTCGTCTCGTACATTGGTTTTAAACGATTCAGAACTTATAATCCATTATCCGTGAATATCTTAACGTGGGGTGGCCTTCGAGGCGGACTTGCTTTAGCAATGGCTTTGGCTATCCCATCAGGTATCATCATCATCCCAGATAAGAATATAGATGTAAGAGAAATCATCCTAGTCATGACTTATTCTGTTGTTGTTTTCTCTATTTTGGTTCAAGGCTCAACTATTACAACAATGATTGAAAAAGCAAAGAAATTAGAAAAAGATACTTAA
- a CDS encoding membrane protein: MSSIEKEIALQEIQQVKKSKFSRHCLCLAFFLPITILVIMLFIGALVFTNSGLKLALWGVEKAIPALQIENAEGSLIPAFTLSGIHYRNDELLKIDANKLHFSFTAKCLLEPSLCINDITINGLRLDLPKIPKSTENPKEAPVEQKLLSIPIPINIDSININDLDINILGNKVCWKSFNTGLRLYQSDLTLTPLSWETITVELAQSEKEGKKVEPHANQTSSVIELPSIYIPLNISVEKFSLSDFTLKQETPVIINQLNFTATAKEYDVGVTDFYLDIPEANINLDTKITLTDDYPLFIDALFKVKKTELKGHNLKLNATGSVADLKASLQLSGGLNAYIKAHVQPLKKELPFDIKLSKGKLYWPLQGKKEVTTQLILLNVKGDLNRYHFSTKANVEGVDIPTTKIDLKGKGSLEEIELSKLLVNTLGGTVSGTAGASWTSLVDWKADIRLQNIQPGLQWSEAEGNVSGELSTTGYLTQQGGWIVELPKVDINGIFREYPLDIKGALKAQDVNGSGMVSLNIPQLALQHGNNGIAVSGALDKEWDLNIDVNFPELSDSVPNLYGKLTGRVELEGKFAEPTINLNLDALGLEWQKEVKLEKASIKGYVSPIPEIDANLKIELLNGEYQKQVLHKLLVKFYGEEKEHQLHIDLDTDTIDSHLVFKGALDRTTSWIGELSEADVITDIGPWKLNKQAELSYNIQTQQAFIQAHCWSQEDGASVCLNKDLTAGKEGAVDLSIKQFQFQKLAAFLPEETQIYGEINVDVFADWFENSSPHVKASIILPKGKIEQIMEDTITVGWDEITVNAEMKNDQLTSNWAVMLTNNGQLKGEMNIDQLTGKKTLTGFSEIEQLSLSMLKPLLGEYSELDALIKSRINISGPIEHPKMLGAITIDNIKMKGDVSPVDINQGNINIQFSGYDAVLTSLITTPDGELNIDGTGEWSNLDNWKVGLDVSGQELPVNVPPMVKLKVKPDLQIRIIPTLAKISGSIGIPWGRIVVKNLPESAIGVSSDEVLLTDNLKPIDTTTPLPMRVETDIIISIGDDVLLSAFGLEGGLIGKLNITQKDKAPFINGEVNIKEGTYRSFGQDLQIQKGKILFNGPADQPYVAIEAIRNPENTRDDVIAGIRVNGSADTPTVEIFSSPSMPQANALSYLLRGQDIDAESGGNAMTTTLIGLSIAKSGKIVGEIGQAFGVQDLQLDTAGSGKESQVTISGYIAPGLQVKYGVGIFNSVGEFTLRYRMMSNFYIEVISSLESAVDIIYQFEFD, translated from the coding sequence ATGAGTTCCATAGAAAAAGAAATTGCTTTGCAAGAAATACAACAAGTAAAGAAGAGTAAATTTAGCCGTCACTGTTTGTGTTTAGCTTTCTTCCTACCAATAACAATTCTCGTGATTATGCTGTTTATTGGAGCGTTAGTCTTTACCAATTCAGGGTTGAAATTAGCCTTGTGGGGAGTTGAAAAAGCCATCCCAGCACTACAGATTGAAAATGCAGAAGGCAGCTTAATTCCTGCATTTACCTTATCTGGTATCCACTATAGAAATGATGAGTTGTTAAAAATAGATGCTAATAAATTGCATTTTTCTTTTACTGCTAAATGTTTATTAGAACCATCATTATGCATTAATGACATTACTATTAATGGATTAAGACTCGACCTCCCTAAGATCCCCAAAAGTACAGAAAACCCCAAAGAAGCACCAGTTGAACAAAAACTCCTTTCAATCCCTATTCCAATAAATATCGACAGTATCAATATTAATGATCTTGATATTAATATATTGGGGAATAAGGTATGTTGGAAATCGTTTAACACTGGTCTTCGACTTTATCAAAGTGATTTGACACTGACACCATTATCATGGGAAACGATCACCGTTGAATTAGCACAATCTGAGAAAGAAGGAAAAAAGGTAGAGCCTCATGCAAATCAAACATCCTCTGTAATTGAACTTCCATCTATTTATATACCTCTGAATATCTCCGTTGAAAAATTTTCGCTGAGTGATTTTACGTTAAAGCAAGAAACCCCTGTAATTATTAATCAGTTGAACTTTACAGCAACAGCAAAAGAGTATGACGTTGGAGTAACTGATTTTTATTTAGACATCCCTGAAGCGAATATCAATCTAGATACAAAAATAACACTCACCGATGATTATCCGTTATTTATTGATGCTTTATTTAAGGTAAAGAAAACTGAATTAAAAGGTCATAATTTAAAATTAAATGCTACAGGTAGTGTGGCAGACTTAAAAGCCTCATTACAATTGAGTGGTGGTCTAAATGCTTATATAAAGGCTCATGTTCAACCATTAAAAAAAGAGCTTCCTTTTGATATTAAACTTTCGAAAGGAAAACTTTATTGGCCGTTGCAAGGAAAAAAAGAGGTAACGACTCAGCTTATATTATTGAATGTGAAAGGTGATTTAAATCGATACCACTTTTCAACTAAAGCTAATGTTGAAGGCGTAGATATCCCAACAACAAAAATTGACTTAAAAGGAAAAGGTAGTTTAGAAGAGATAGAGCTATCTAAACTGCTAGTAAACACCTTAGGAGGAACTGTTTCTGGTACCGCTGGAGCTAGTTGGACATCATTGGTTGATTGGAAAGCAGATATACGACTACAAAATATCCAGCCAGGACTTCAATGGAGTGAGGCTGAAGGTAATGTTAGTGGTGAATTATCAACTACGGGGTATTTAACTCAACAGGGAGGCTGGATTGTTGAGCTTCCTAAGGTTGATATTAATGGCATATTCAGAGAATACCCATTGGATATAAAAGGTGCGTTAAAAGCTCAAGATGTAAATGGCTCAGGAATGGTTAGTTTAAATATACCTCAACTAGCACTGCAACATGGTAATAATGGTATTGCAGTATCTGGGGCCTTAGATAAAGAGTGGGATCTCAATATAGATGTTAACTTCCCTGAGTTGTCTGACTCTGTTCCTAATTTGTATGGAAAGCTAACGGGAAGAGTAGAGTTAGAGGGTAAGTTTGCTGAACCAACAATTAATCTTAATCTGGATGCTCTAGGACTTGAATGGCAAAAAGAAGTTAAATTAGAGAAAGCTTCAATTAAAGGTTATGTAAGTCCAATTCCTGAGATTGATGCCAATTTAAAGATTGAATTGTTAAATGGAGAATATCAAAAGCAAGTATTACATAAACTGTTAGTCAAATTTTATGGTGAAGAAAAAGAGCACCAATTACATATAGACTTGGATACAGACACTATTGACTCTCATCTTGTATTCAAAGGTGCATTAGATCGAACAACAAGTTGGATTGGAGAGCTTAGTGAAGCCGATGTTATTACAGACATAGGGCCTTGGAAGTTAAATAAACAAGCAGAGCTATCTTATAATATTCAAACACAACAAGCATTTATTCAAGCGCATTGTTGGAGTCAAGAAGATGGAGCATCAGTTTGTCTTAATAAGGACTTAACAGCAGGTAAAGAAGGAGCTGTTGATTTAAGTATTAAGCAGTTCCAGTTTCAGAAATTAGCAGCTTTTTTACCTGAGGAAACCCAAATATACGGTGAGATTAATGTGGATGTCTTTGCTGACTGGTTTGAAAACTCATCGCCTCATGTGAAAGCCTCTATTATCTTACCAAAAGGTAAAATAGAACAGATAATGGAAGATACCATCACTGTAGGTTGGGATGAGATAACTGTAAATGCAGAGATGAAGAATGATCAATTAACCTCTAATTGGGCTGTAATGCTAACCAATAATGGTCAATTAAAGGGAGAAATGAATATTGACCAACTTACAGGTAAGAAGACCTTAACGGGGTTCTCTGAGATAGAGCAATTGTCTTTATCTATGCTTAAACCATTATTGGGTGAATACAGTGAACTAGATGCGTTAATCAAATCACGTATTAATATATCTGGCCCAATTGAGCACCCTAAAATGTTAGGGGCAATTACTATAGATAATATAAAGATGAAAGGAGATGTATCTCCGGTTGATATTAACCAAGGTAATATAAATATTCAATTCTCAGGTTATGACGCAGTACTAACGTCATTGATTACAACTCCTGATGGTGAGCTTAATATAGATGGTACAGGAGAATGGTCTAACTTAGATAATTGGAAGGTCGGTCTAGATGTATCGGGGCAAGAGTTACCAGTTAATGTTCCACCAATGGTGAAACTGAAAGTAAAGCCCGACTTACAAATCAGAATAATTCCAACTCTTGCTAAAATTAGTGGTTCTATAGGTATTCCATGGGGAAGGATAGTAGTTAAAAACCTTCCAGAAAGTGCCATTGGTGTATCTTCTGATGAAGTACTTCTGACTGATAATTTAAAGCCTATAGATACAACGACACCATTACCAATGAGAGTTGAGACGGATATTATTATTAGCATTGGTGATGACGTGTTGTTATCTGCTTTTGGTTTAGAGGGAGGGTTAATTGGTAAGCTAAATATCACGCAAAAGGATAAAGCTCCTTTCATTAATGGTGAAGTCAATATAAAGGAGGGAACCTATCGTTCTTTCGGCCAAGACTTACAAATACAAAAAGGTAAGATTTTATTTAATGGTCCTGCTGATCAACCTTATGTAGCAATAGAGGCTATTCGAAATCCAGAAAATACTCGTGACGATGTTATTGCAGGAATACGAGTTAATGGCTCTGCAGATACACCAACCGTTGAAATATTTTCTTCACCAAGTATGCCACAAGCTAATGCATTGTCTTATTTATTGAGAGGGCAGGATATTGATGCTGAATCTGGCGGTAATGCTATGACAACAACTTTAATTGGTTTAAGCATTGCTAAAAGCGGTAAAATTGTTGGAGAAATAGGGCAAGCGTTTGGTGTTCAAGATCTTCAGCTTGATACTGCTGGTTCAGGTAAGGAATCACAAGTTACAATAAGTGGTTATATTGCACCTGGGCTACAAGTTAAATATGGTGTTGGTATATTTAACTCTGTGGGTGAGTTTACTTTAAGATATCGAATGATGAGTAATTTCTATATAGAGGTGATATCAAGCTTAGAGAGTGCTGTCGATATTATTTATCAATTTGAATTTGACTAA
- a CDS encoding surface antigen protein has protein sequence MTKKLSLFITSCLFIASPYVLAETELSIEGLDGPLLSNVEAYTSNIPEEDYSTSLRFQSRLEENVINALKALGYYEPVVTFSIDGEADDNELIMTVKPGKPVYIYLSDIVVTGDAKKDIDFIAAIEKSGLNLGEVIDHGKYASLKATLQNLALRKGYFDGEFVTSRLEVAPGRRQAMIRLHYNSGNRYHFGVTSINGSQIEEVRVRAIIPFKKGDPYLASQVGLLNQSLSNTEWFSSVYVEPDLDAIGSTQLLPMTVHLSPQVRNQLETSLGYATDVGVRGKVRWKKPWLNDAGHSLDTALQVSKPEQEATVSYKIPLKQVLNDYYIVKYGLKNIDNRNTDSLESNLAFERHWIFDSGWHRTIYTRFLYEEFTQGIQDGTAFLVLPGVSFAKSRSRGGTMPMWGDKKSFTIEATDQSLSSDARLLRVQAQGAIVRSLGQNHRGVARSDMGAMYTDNFYKLPPSIRFFAGGDNSIRGYGYEEISPKDESGFLTGGQYMATASLEYQYRVVGNWWIATFVDYGDSWISTPDWKRGAGIGVRWASPVGPVRLDFAWGFDANPGDEFKVHFTLGPEV, from the coding sequence ATGACAAAGAAGTTATCCCTTTTTATTACCTCTTGTTTGTTTATTGCTTCACCTTATGTGCTAGCTGAGACGGAATTGAGTATTGAGGGTTTAGATGGACCTTTATTGAGCAATGTAGAAGCCTATACCTCAAACATTCCAGAAGAGGATTATTCGACTTCTCTTCGCTTTCAATCTCGCCTTGAAGAAAATGTTATTAATGCCTTAAAAGCCCTTGGTTATTACGAACCAGTCGTCACTTTTTCTATTGATGGAGAAGCTGATGACAATGAACTGATTATGACAGTAAAACCGGGTAAGCCTGTTTATATTTATCTCAGTGATATCGTGGTTACAGGGGATGCTAAAAAAGATATTGACTTTATAGCAGCGATTGAAAAATCAGGTTTAAATCTAGGTGAAGTTATTGACCATGGAAAATACGCCAGTTTAAAAGCGACCTTGCAAAATTTAGCTTTGAGAAAAGGGTACTTCGATGGGGAGTTTGTCACTAGTCGTTTAGAGGTAGCCCCTGGTAGGCGTCAAGCAATGATACGTTTACATTATAATAGCGGTAATCGTTATCATTTTGGAGTTACATCTATCAATGGTAGCCAAATTGAAGAAGTCAGAGTTCGAGCTATCATTCCTTTTAAAAAAGGCGATCCTTATTTAGCAAGTCAAGTCGGGCTTTTAAATCAATCCTTATCGAATACTGAGTGGTTTTCTTCTGTTTATGTTGAACCAGATCTTGATGCTATCGGTTCTACCCAGTTATTACCTATGACGGTTCACCTCTCTCCACAAGTAAGAAATCAATTAGAAACAAGTCTTGGTTATGCAACAGATGTTGGTGTTCGAGGTAAAGTTCGCTGGAAAAAACCGTGGCTTAACGATGCTGGCCATAGTTTAGATACTGCACTGCAAGTGTCTAAACCAGAACAAGAAGCAACAGTCTCTTATAAAATTCCATTAAAGCAAGTGTTAAACGATTATTACATTGTTAAGTATGGTTTAAAGAATATCGATAACCGAAATACTGATAGTTTAGAGTCTAATTTAGCCTTTGAAAGGCATTGGATTTTTGACTCAGGTTGGCATAGAACAATTTATACGCGTTTTCTTTATGAAGAGTTTACTCAAGGTATTCAAGATGGAACTGCCTTTTTAGTATTACCTGGTGTTTCATTTGCCAAAAGCCGTTCTCGTGGTGGCACTATGCCTATGTGGGGAGATAAAAAGTCTTTTACGATTGAAGCGACAGATCAAAGCTTATCTTCTGATGCAAGATTACTAAGGGTACAGGCACAAGGAGCGATAGTTCGGAGTCTTGGACAAAATCATCGAGGTGTTGCTCGAAGTGATATGGGAGCAATGTACACCGATAATTTTTATAAGTTGCCGCCCTCAATACGATTTTTTGCTGGGGGAGATAACAGTATTCGTGGCTATGGTTATGAAGAAATATCACCTAAAGATGAAAGTGGTTTCTTGACTGGTGGTCAATACATGGCAACTGCAAGTTTAGAGTATCAATACAGAGTTGTGGGTAATTGGTGGATTGCGACTTTTGTTGACTATGGTGATTCTTGGATTTCTACACCTGATTGGAAAAGAGGAGCAGGTATTGGTGTTCGATGGGCTTCACCTGTAGGGCCTGTACGTCTTGATTTTGCTTGGGGCTTTGATGCGAATCCTGGTGACGAATTTAAAGTCCATTTTACATTGGGTCCAGAAGTATGA
- the msrA gene encoding peptide methionine sulfoxide reductase MSRA → MIMNKTNIIPLPPHFVSQVNIETCPQNHEVIYLGMGCFWGAERLFWQLSGVYSTAVGYSGGTTIDPKYKEVCTGTTGHAEVVKIVYNPKVISLEALLHSFWQQHDPTQGMRQGNDIGTQYRSVIYTNSNKQQLIAQKTQQQYQEALSKQGITRLITTDIVSAPPFYFAEEYHQQYLAKKPDGYCGLGGTGVCFI, encoded by the coding sequence ATGATCATGAATAAAACCAATATAATACCTTTACCTCCACATTTTGTCTCTCAAGTGAATATAGAAACCTGCCCTCAAAATCATGAAGTGATTTATTTAGGAATGGGATGTTTTTGGGGAGCTGAGCGCCTTTTCTGGCAGTTATCCGGAGTATACTCCACAGCGGTTGGCTACAGTGGCGGTACAACAATAGACCCTAAATATAAAGAAGTTTGTACAGGAACGACAGGACACGCTGAAGTCGTAAAAATTGTTTATAATCCTAAGGTTATATCTTTGGAAGCATTATTACACTCTTTTTGGCAACAGCACGATCCAACTCAAGGCATGCGTCAAGGTAATGATATAGGCACTCAATATAGATCGGTAATTTATACAAACTCAAATAAACAACAATTGATAGCTCAAAAGACACAACAACAATACCAAGAAGCTTTAAGTAAACAAGGCATCACTCGTTTGATTACCACCGACATTGTATCAGCACCACCTTTCTATTTTGCAGAAGAATACCATCAACAATATTTAGCAAAAAAACCTGATGGGTATTGTGGATTAGGAGGAACAGGGGTCTGTTTCATATAG